In Rhipicephalus microplus isolate Deutch F79 chromosome 9, USDA_Rmic, whole genome shotgun sequence, one genomic interval encodes:
- the LOC119185978 gene encoding uncharacterized protein LOC119185978, translating into MAFWTYPLTGFGDFFEQRRVAFAEPMPADRVCSICGRIPFNAVHLPCAHISCLRCKVEVCNATQCPLDGTAVTEKKLIPFETDACYLERRRVVCVVDGRMCSSNFAGKLSELKLHLASCRSSDMHCSKCNRPVPREAAAEHHRKCRETSSALHSVTDARVREAVEEIRGIKEDLESLRQKALKVRDSEDELLNGLNGLVERLANLHRSLSVAQETVTDAHRERYQSSKPTEPGPLRAASKPGACIATCKFEYVYNSRDSLTQSKKAHAVAGRTYTLSGYTFRTDYQFLMVVDAGKEEVRMRFAICLLSGEWDEYVEWPCSKKVTLVITHPRDETNDIRLPLRIEGYKAAKKPRPGLLNDGCWTETITWNDIEFRGYIVKDTLFVNVQFE; encoded by the coding sequence ATGGCATTCTGGACGTACCCGCTGACAGGTTTCGGCGATTTCTTCGAGCAGCGGCGCGTCGCCTTCGCAGAGCCCATGCCAGCCGACCGCGTCTGCAGCATCTGTGGTCGGATACCATTTAACGCGGTACATTTGCCCTGCGCTCACATTTCGTGCCTACGATGCAAAGTTGAGGTGTGCAACGCTACACAATGTCCCCTTGATGGAACAGCCGTCACGGAAAAGAAGCTTATACCGTTTGAAACCGACGCCTGTTACTTGGAAAGGCGGCGCGTTGTGTGCGTGGTTGACGGAAGGATGTGTTCGTCCAACTTCGCCGGCAAACTCTCGGAGCTGAAACTCCACCTGGCCAGCTGCCGTAGCAGCGACATGCACTGTTCCAAGTGCAACCGACCGGTCCCACGTGAAGCAGCCGCAGAACACCACAGAAAATGCCGTGAAACAAGCTCTGCGCTGCATTCGGTGACTGACGCGCGAGTGCGAGAGGCCGTCGAAGAAATCCGAGGTATCAAGGAAGACCTCGAGAGTCTGCGACagaaggcgttgaaggtgcgtgaTAGCGAAGACGAACTTTTGAACGGATTGAACGGATTAGTCGAGAGACTGGCCAATCTTCATCGTTCACTGTCCGTGGCGCAGGAAACAGTCACTGACGCCCACCGAGAACGCTATCAGTCATCGAAGCCAACTGAACCGGGCCCCTTACGCGCTGCGTCGAAGCCTGGCGCGTGCATCGCGACTTGCAAGTTCGAGTATGTCTACAATTCACGGGATTCGCTCACGCAGAGTAAGAAAGCACACGCGGTAGCGGGCCGTACTTACACGCTCAGCGGCTACACCTTCCGTACTGATTACCAGTTTTTGATGGTGGTGGATGCGGGCAAAGAAGAGGTGAGAATGAGGTTCGCCATATGCCTCCTGTCTGGGGAATGGGATGAATACGTTGAGTGGCCATGCTCAAAGAAAGTAACGTTGGTCATCACGCACCCCAGAGATGAGACAAATGACATTAGGCTTCCGTTGCGCATTGAAGGATATAAAGCCGCAAAGAAACCGCGTCCCGGTCTGCTTAACGACGGCTGCTGGACGGAGACGATAACATGGAATGATATTGAATTTCGTGGATACATTGTAAAGGACACACTATTCGTCAATGTGCAGTTTGAGTAG